Proteins from a single region of Sporosarcina sp. FSL K6-1508:
- a CDS encoding ATPase, T2SS/T4P/T4SS family — protein sequence MTPLLNTIIIITMICIVIIAFGWRILQGNRQKGTVPKYNHERYTLPKITEYVSEVLTELSTRDLYRLGYSKERFDREARRQKELFEALKKCNTGDFGSKTFVRGFMFDLLLKTYKFDEKNINLAIPFQTPEKLSDRDVFDIILYQQYKEHQEHGLGRLLDDYNLIKLKPKGYRIEIEDLRKILISRIHQLTFEDKLRIVVQRIYSQYKGFGVIDDIRDMAIDGVSGGVSGGMPKHMENIDDDELLLETFQTAQRGLNSIWVMYAGKTIHFSFLEFKSDAELRRVITLIYKYKFPGQLSESKPYMLNEMHDGSRVTVFREGLTESSAFFIRKKYDLTKLELEELFTHENAILPITLLKYLVKGNRSVAFTGPTGSGKTTAMLAIFKYINAVLNIRIHESKFELNARSLLPERNILTIQETDSVSGQEGLDLTKKMDGDVTIIGEVDTPRVASRMIQNSQVASKMMYFSHHAETFPDLVDDLTNSIDKEGNLQNAERQVVKALQFDAHLEKGYDGERYFGRITECIKKETHVDEVEIPGVNGTKEEKMDGFLMVATQFFSQKLQTRMYIDKNLIEFVDGAYVARERISAKRQLEIEKNLSPEERKEFQLFIEKHWGPAA from the coding sequence ATGACACCCTTGCTTAACACTATCATCATTATCACAATGATTTGTATTGTAATCATCGCTTTTGGATGGCGTATCCTGCAAGGCAACAGACAGAAAGGTACCGTTCCAAAATATAATCATGAACGGTACACCCTCCCAAAGATAACTGAATATGTGAGTGAGGTACTAACTGAACTATCAACAAGAGACCTCTATCGTCTTGGCTATTCTAAAGAAAGATTTGACCGCGAAGCAAGACGCCAAAAAGAATTATTTGAAGCGCTCAAAAAGTGTAACACTGGAGATTTTGGTTCAAAAACGTTTGTTCGAGGATTTATGTTTGACCTCTTACTGAAAACCTATAAATTTGATGAAAAGAATATCAACTTGGCGATACCATTCCAAACACCAGAAAAACTAAGTGATCGTGATGTATTTGACATTATCCTCTATCAGCAATACAAAGAACATCAAGAGCATGGATTAGGTCGATTACTGGATGATTATAACTTAATCAAGCTAAAACCGAAGGGCTATCGCATAGAAATTGAAGACTTACGCAAAATTTTAATTAGCCGTATCCATCAGCTTACATTTGAAGATAAATTACGCATAGTTGTTCAAAGGATTTACAGCCAATATAAAGGCTTCGGAGTTATTGATGACATTCGTGATATGGCGATAGACGGTGTATCAGGTGGTGTATCAGGTGGTATGCCCAAGCATATGGAGAATATCGATGATGATGAACTGCTGCTTGAAACCTTTCAAACTGCTCAACGGGGATTAAACAGTATATGGGTAATGTACGCTGGTAAAACTATTCATTTTTCATTCTTGGAATTTAAAAGTGACGCGGAATTGAGACGCGTTATTACGCTCATCTATAAGTACAAGTTTCCTGGCCAATTATCAGAATCAAAACCTTACATGTTAAATGAAATGCATGATGGCTCACGAGTGACTGTATTTAGGGAAGGTTTGACGGAATCCTCGGCTTTCTTCATTCGTAAGAAATATGACTTAACTAAATTGGAATTGGAAGAGTTGTTTACACATGAAAATGCGATATTGCCTATCACGCTTTTAAAGTATTTAGTAAAGGGAAATCGTTCCGTAGCATTCACAGGTCCGACGGGAAGTGGTAAGACTACAGCAATGCTTGCTATTTTTAAATATATCAATGCGGTATTGAATATCCGTATCCATGAATCGAAATTCGAGTTGAATGCACGCTCTTTACTACCCGAACGAAATATTTTAACCATTCAAGAAACCGATAGTGTGAGCGGGCAAGAAGGACTCGACCTTACCAAGAAAATGGATGGAGATGTGACAATCATCGGGGAAGTAGATACTCCACGGGTGGCTTCTCGAATGATTCAGAATTCACAAGTAGCCAGTAAAATGATGTATTTCTCGCACCATGCGGAGACATTTCCTGACCTTGTTGACGATTTAACGAACTCGATTGACAAAGAAGGCAACCTGCAAAATGCTGAGCGCCAAGTTGTTAAAGCTTTGCAGTTTGATGCGCATCTTGAAAAAGGCTATGACGGAGAACGCTATTTTGGGCGCATCACAGAGTGTATAAAAAAAGAAACACATGTTGATGAAGTTGAGATTCCAGGTGTGAACGGTACTAAAGAGGAAAAGATGGATGGTTTTCTTATGGTTGCGACACAGTTTTTCAGTCAGAAACTACAAACCCGCATGTATATCGACAAAAATCTCATTGAATTTGTGGACGGTGCTTATGTTGCCCGTGAAAGGATCAGCGCAAAGCGCCAACTAGAAATTGAAAAAAACCTATCTCCTGAAGAACGAAAAGAATTTCAATTGTTTATTGAAAAACACTGGGGGCCTGCTGCATGA
- a CDS encoding type IV secretory system conjugative DNA transfer family protein translates to MLTKLFKMYQKADKSGNIILGFDVKTKKPVAMSLADRMMNTMIISPIGTGNTTAIVLPTINQDLHHMVLYINSFRDFLKSKTEIVGERYMSGISVIDPSNDLCQKTLELVKAHGIPEEVITYINPLDPNTASINPMNGPVQEVADTMADVILEINSQKEVLSTYEQELRRNHVKLYIYLLKLHDPNIDVTLELLVNMYNNPQLVEDMLEQLRGLLPLDIEVSEEQVDRDYWFNALHISDWFTVKLKNDRVGSDKDANAIRSILMELWENPLIHEVLFGASNFDFERHMQSGGVLLVNTAKGDLGPLSSVIGKLILKKLQHATFRRQPHEISSYHHILVNEAPDYLYREFPELTAQTRKYKMIVTTLHQTIEQLVEQFGESYLTTLIGTMRNFMVYGHVSTYEAKYFSSFWGEAEVFANPFLEPFISTAKLVNGNRPMPAQQIKHSFIPIEEFIQSKYVVNKESGAFWLQERMNFEKRNNKF, encoded by the coding sequence ATGTTAACAAAGCTATTTAAGATGTATCAGAAGGCCGACAAGTCAGGCAATATTATATTAGGTTTTGATGTTAAAACAAAGAAGCCAGTGGCCATGTCTCTTGCGGACCGAATGATGAATACCATGATTATTAGTCCAATCGGGACAGGGAACACAACGGCAATCGTATTACCTACGATTAACCAAGATTTACATCATATGGTGTTGTACATTAATTCTTTTCGAGATTTTTTAAAAAGCAAGACGGAAATAGTCGGTGAGCGATATATGAGTGGAATTTCCGTCATTGACCCTTCGAACGACCTATGCCAGAAAACGCTTGAACTTGTGAAGGCTCACGGTATTCCTGAAGAAGTGATTACGTATATCAATCCACTTGATCCAAATACGGCAAGCATTAACCCAATGAATGGTCCCGTACAGGAAGTTGCGGATACAATGGCAGATGTCATTTTGGAAATTAACTCTCAAAAAGAAGTTCTCAGTACTTACGAGCAAGAACTTAGGCGCAATCATGTAAAACTCTATATATATTTGCTGAAACTACATGACCCAAATATAGATGTAACGTTGGAATTGTTGGTGAATATGTATAATAATCCCCAATTGGTAGAGGACATGCTTGAGCAGTTAAGGGGATTGCTGCCGCTCGATATTGAAGTTTCCGAAGAACAAGTTGATAGAGACTATTGGTTTAATGCTCTACATATTTCTGATTGGTTCACAGTGAAATTAAAGAATGATAGGGTTGGCTCCGATAAGGATGCAAACGCTATCCGGTCTATCCTTATGGAGTTATGGGAAAACCCGCTAATTCATGAAGTCTTATTTGGGGCAAGTAACTTCGACTTCGAGCGTCATATGCAGAGTGGCGGCGTCCTTTTGGTGAATACCGCAAAAGGTGACCTAGGCCCACTATCATCAGTCATCGGGAAATTAATTCTGAAGAAGTTACAACATGCGACATTCCGCCGTCAGCCTCACGAGATTTCGTCTTACCACCATATTCTTGTGAATGAAGCCCCTGACTATTTGTATAGAGAATTCCCGGAGCTCACGGCACAGACACGTAAATATAAAATGATAGTCACTACTCTTCATCAAACGATTGAGCAGCTTGTGGAACAGTTTGGAGAAAGCTACCTGACTACTTTAATCGGGACAATGAGGAATTTCATGGTATATGGGCATGTGTCAACCTATGAAGCAAAATATTTTTCTTCTTTTTGGGGCGAAGCTGAAGTATTCGCTAATCCATTTCTAGAACCATTTATCAGTACAGCCAAACTAGTGAATGGAAATCGGCCAATGCCAGCACAACAAATCAAACACAGCTTCATACCAATAGAGGAATTCATCCAATCAAAGTACGTAGTGAATAAAGAATCGGGCGCTTTTTGGTTACAGGAGAGAATGAATTTTGAGAAAAGAAACAATAAATTCTAA
- a CDS encoding type IV secretory system conjugative DNA transfer family protein — translation MNEQAVWKQKAPLLLSTFLILITTYLFAWSWSKVASIVVSEYRDDWITYAQSLFRGGQSIPLFIVLLFSVFASFAWLLSTRVTFYQSKVMRVTVFFLAVMTFWGSLAAYGMAQSRKRFIPYFKERLSQVIETNGFFESIVFEHTHGFFLMLTMLPVFIMFFISLFILTKYARHDKELNDPFFEYTWNGQWLQKFSKLEQKERWPDIQLGQNTSTKEMVTMPGRDRTLNTMIVGSIGTGKTAALGLPMINQDLHHMVSYINAYPGLYEREDFKTEDVGGRYMSGISVIDPSNDLCQKTLELVRAHGIPEDAITYINPLDPKTPSINPMRGPVDKVAEVLAQVIAGLNDSKDGGNFFFEQAQRNHLKHYIYLSKLHDTEKEVTFDTLLDMYNNPQLVRSMHLQLKKTFPDYYEEFEDRDERNYWKIVQGIDEWFDLNLLPKTIRSGNMMIPELNDDGQQVFFDAKEEHVQGLRNILNDIGANPLIRRVLFGKSDFDFDRHMEIGGVLLVNTAKGELVNLARVLGKIVLMNLQNATFRRLPNVSTFHHILIDEAPDYLYNAFREFPAQSRKYKVTVTTLQQTIAQLADQFGEHYMTTLIGTMRNRMVYGDVPAFDAKYFSDMFGEKTVYEEGQSEMSVSPLQEDPMSRSGSSYSKVREQSMSGGDIMFQDAFQCAVKIVINNKPMPVVQIAANFVPKEDFKVAKIVAEDEAVEVWLRERRQYGIKPAEVINHNIISVEEAEKQNEELFIEERKHAAKLNQEMIEQAVRATVEPKPRDEVDYKDVSARTPRPHPVELEDMLILAPPFKEKTAAASTQLEEEIVKVTQPLPVTPISVPVSVASTSLGLSDIISEWTEDDDEDKPPRNDSTQSNSIHSAQEQIMSNRSGYTESQLSQDNEDFIKKLGVSVEHDSE, via the coding sequence ATGAATGAACAAGCGGTATGGAAACAGAAAGCACCGCTCTTGTTGAGTACATTCCTAATCCTGATCACAACGTATCTATTCGCCTGGAGTTGGTCAAAGGTTGCATCTATCGTCGTAAGCGAATATCGAGATGATTGGATAACCTACGCACAGTCTCTATTTCGGGGTGGACAGTCAATTCCTCTATTCATAGTCCTGCTGTTTAGTGTGTTTGCAAGCTTCGCTTGGCTACTAAGTACTCGGGTAACTTTCTATCAATCAAAGGTAATGCGAGTTACCGTCTTTTTCTTGGCAGTTATGACATTCTGGGGAAGTCTTGCTGCATATGGCATGGCGCAATCACGAAAGCGGTTCATTCCCTATTTTAAAGAGCGACTATCACAGGTAATTGAAACGAATGGTTTTTTTGAGTCAATCGTGTTTGAACATACCCATGGCTTTTTCTTGATGTTAACTATGCTTCCGGTATTTATTATGTTCTTTATTTCGTTGTTTATCTTAACGAAGTACGCTCGACATGATAAAGAACTGAATGATCCTTTCTTTGAATATACGTGGAATGGACAGTGGCTTCAGAAGTTTTCTAAGCTGGAGCAAAAAGAGAGATGGCCTGATATTCAACTCGGTCAAAATACCTCTACAAAAGAAATGGTTACTATGCCAGGACGTGACCGTACACTGAATACCATGATTGTTGGTTCCATAGGGACAGGGAAAACTGCAGCACTTGGATTACCGATGATTAACCAAGATTTACATCATATGGTGTCATACATTAATGCTTATCCGGGCTTATATGAACGCGAGGACTTTAAGACTGAAGATGTCGGAGGCCGTTATATGAGTGGAATTTCCGTCATTGACCCTTCGAACGATCTATGCCAGAAAACACTTGAACTTGTGAGGGCTCACGGTATCCCGGAAGATGCGATAACGTATATCAATCCACTTGATCCAAAAACACCAAGCATTAACCCAATGCGTGGACCAGTAGATAAAGTGGCGGAGGTTCTTGCACAAGTTATTGCAGGACTGAATGATTCAAAGGATGGCGGCAACTTTTTCTTCGAACAAGCTCAACGTAATCACTTGAAGCATTACATCTATTTATCGAAGTTGCATGATACTGAAAAAGAAGTAACGTTTGATACATTGCTAGACATGTATAACAATCCTCAATTAGTTCGAAGTATGCACCTACAATTAAAAAAGACGTTTCCTGATTACTATGAGGAATTTGAAGACCGTGACGAGCGGAACTACTGGAAGATTGTACAGGGCATTGATGAATGGTTCGATTTGAACTTGTTACCTAAGACAATCCGTTCTGGAAATATGATGATTCCTGAACTAAACGATGATGGTCAGCAAGTGTTCTTTGATGCTAAAGAGGAGCACGTACAAGGGCTTCGCAATATTTTAAATGACATCGGGGCCAACCCGTTGATTCGCCGTGTATTGTTTGGTAAGAGTGACTTTGACTTTGACCGCCATATGGAAATAGGCGGCGTCTTGCTTGTAAATACAGCAAAAGGGGAACTTGTGAACCTTGCAAGGGTGCTAGGCAAGATTGTGCTCATGAATCTACAGAATGCAACCTTCCGCCGCTTACCAAACGTGTCAACATTTCACCATATCTTGATTGATGAAGCGCCGGACTACTTGTATAACGCATTTCGTGAATTTCCTGCACAGTCACGTAAATATAAAGTAACAGTAACAACTCTCCAACAAACGATTGCACAGCTAGCGGATCAGTTTGGTGAGCACTATATGACTACTTTGATTGGTACAATGCGTAATCGTATGGTGTATGGGGACGTGCCGGCTTTTGATGCGAAATATTTCTCCGATATGTTCGGTGAGAAAACCGTATATGAAGAGGGACAAAGTGAAATGTCAGTTTCGCCACTTCAAGAAGACCCTATGTCACGTTCCGGTTCGTCCTATTCGAAGGTACGTGAACAATCAATGTCGGGCGGAGACATCATGTTCCAAGATGCATTCCAATGTGCTGTGAAGATTGTTATTAACAATAAGCCGATGCCAGTTGTTCAAATTGCTGCAAACTTTGTTCCAAAGGAAGATTTTAAAGTTGCGAAGATTGTAGCGGAAGACGAGGCGGTTGAGGTTTGGTTAAGAGAGCGGCGCCAGTACGGGATAAAACCTGCTGAAGTGATCAATCACAATATTATAAGTGTCGAGGAAGCAGAGAAACAGAATGAGGAACTCTTTATCGAGGAGAGGAAACATGCAGCAAAGTTGAATCAGGAAATGATTGAACAAGCAGTCCGGGCTACTGTTGAACCCAAGCCCCGTGATGAAGTTGATTACAAGGACGTTTCGGCTAGAACACCTAGACCTCATCCAGTCGAACTGGAGGATATGTTAATCCTTGCGCCGCCTTTTAAAGAAAAAACGGCAGCTGCATCAACTCAATTGGAAGAAGAAATTGTTAAAGTTACGCAGCCCTTACCTGTAACACCTATATCAGTCCCAGTTAGTGTAGCATCTACATCATTGGGGCTTTCGGACATTATTTCTGAATGGACTGAAGATGATGATGAAGATAAGCCGCCTCGGAATGATAGTACCCAAAGCAATTCAATACATTCAGCGCAAGAACAAATAATGTCGAATCGTTCTGGTTACACGGAAAGTCAGTTGAGTCAGGATAATGAAGACTTCATAAAGAAATTAGGCGTAAGCGTTGAGCATGACTCTGAATGA
- a CDS encoding replication-relaxation family protein gives MSNKSVVLRLRKDKMGNRGVFLFDEDILLLKQLLIHQSMRATTIHEFYQALAQYSMNESRNVNGITNRLGKLTAAGVLVQSRVKLRGSYFLYHYRLGTRGVDVLVELKILDASDKERVVDSSRKFAIPSEHTEAMSHIANQIYISLYTNDTISEFTQTRGSAHKDFGHSRSQIDKIEENVVPDWVFTCGDTIVCVEVDTGSQRQHMIKHKYKSYIKHARRFIEAGKKVVVVFSVVDGTIFNRFSKNRDKRVSSIKQLAPPFNEWVSYLDEKTQIMDSEEKPLDLQFYAVSAKQTANLIERILIGSQPFSSVDRFQYAEDWMRKARYVMGKDYVLESIEKEQVYLPRRDPIMDCDLVVSVKPKGRERERLFLVIYGEEGSVITYQLIRTNGARLSKLNEVERPNYGRLLVCYDEMINMKEDVYGQQLPCEMWQTDSDSWVKAMSEGQKAAAPEIMHVISPFKKEWRRFNE, from the coding sequence ATGAGCAATAAAAGTGTCGTACTTCGGTTAAGAAAAGACAAGATGGGTAATCGGGGTGTTTTTCTATTCGATGAAGACATTCTACTTTTAAAACAGTTGTTGATTCATCAGTCCATGCGTGCAACGACCATTCATGAATTCTACCAAGCACTTGCCCAGTACTCGATGAATGAATCGAGAAATGTTAATGGAATAACCAATCGTCTTGGTAAATTAACGGCTGCAGGCGTCTTAGTACAAAGCAGAGTTAAGTTGAGGGGTTCCTATTTTCTTTATCATTACCGTTTGGGGACAAGAGGGGTGGATGTACTTGTAGAGTTGAAGATATTGGATGCGAGCGATAAAGAGCGAGTCGTAGATAGTTCTAGGAAGTTTGCTATACCTTCCGAACATACTGAAGCTATGTCTCACATCGCAAATCAGATTTATATCTCTCTATACACTAACGACACGATTTCTGAATTCACACAGACAAGGGGGAGTGCTCATAAGGATTTCGGTCATTCTAGGTCACAAATAGATAAGATTGAAGAAAATGTTGTTCCAGATTGGGTATTCACATGTGGCGATACAATAGTATGTGTGGAAGTAGATACAGGCTCACAGCGCCAACACATGATTAAACACAAGTATAAATCGTATATTAAGCACGCTCGGCGGTTTATCGAAGCTGGTAAGAAAGTAGTTGTAGTTTTCTCAGTCGTAGATGGAACAATCTTTAATCGCTTTTCGAAAAATAGAGATAAACGTGTTTCATCCATAAAACAATTGGCTCCGCCTTTCAATGAATGGGTAAGTTATTTGGATGAAAAAACTCAGATAATGGATAGCGAAGAAAAACCTTTAGATTTACAGTTTTACGCTGTAAGCGCCAAGCAAACTGCTAACCTCATTGAGCGTATTTTAATTGGGTCACAACCGTTTTCTTCCGTGGATCGATTCCAGTATGCAGAGGATTGGATGCGAAAGGCTCGATACGTAATGGGAAAAGACTACGTGTTGGAGTCCATAGAGAAAGAACAGGTTTACTTGCCAAGAAGAGATCCTATCATGGATTGCGATTTGGTGGTTTCTGTGAAACCAAAAGGGCGGGAAAGGGAGCGGTTGTTTTTAGTTATTTACGGAGAAGAAGGTTCCGTAATAACCTATCAACTTATCAGAACGAATGGTGCGAGATTGTCCAAACTAAACGAAGTAGAACGTCCGAATTATGGCCGTCTCTTAGTTTGCTATGACGAGATGATAAATATGAAGGAGGATGTTTATGGACAACAATTACCTTGTGAGATGTGGCAAACTGACTCCGATAGTTGGGTGAAAGCTATGAGTGAAGGGCAGAAGGCTGCCGCCCCAGAAATTATGCATGTAATATCCCCATTTAAAAAGGAATGGAGGCGGTTCAATGAATGA
- a CDS encoding cell division protein FtsZ, with amino-acid sequence MAKSFITNKPAINMTMVGFGQAGSRMADEFAAYKNIEGQPTYNCLALNSNNGDLEGLKNIPEINRVSLNLGGLGKNPEMAMEILEENKDAKEKLKTFIRDKVRPSDDLVLFFAGLGGGTGTATIVKAIEEFYDFVNKPLLVKELEKIRIEESPEELKNNQQKYLNKALKRAQSKFVKIGVVVTLPLRNDGPDVLRQVNEFAKKIWKLANNPAKGIAFVTFADNQHFYDEFNKIPVNNRNGINNYRDYGNKQISEIFHELNTATTSGGASVILDAQDFRRAITEHTGSLVLSKIEMPIKDVRSDDAIVDLVKKSFKQNNLHTPLKLVQQVKEKKTTKKVHHVGILSVLDGNNDFGGGAFLDDAISYLHKEIPMSGTVFSGYVNTKNDFNATAYTFYKVDGLPERLEKGLVEEYKEFMERSNNYEFEKTEIQSIDSKDDNEIKLDFNDLGLDNIFGDISGPEDIKEAEENTAPSVDELLASMNFSNND; translated from the coding sequence ATGGCTAAATCTTTCATTACTAATAAGCCCGCAATAAATATGACAATGGTAGGCTTTGGACAAGCCGGTTCTAGAATGGCAGATGAATTTGCTGCATACAAAAACATAGAGGGCCAACCTACTTATAATTGCCTAGCTCTTAACTCAAACAATGGTGATCTAGAAGGACTTAAGAACATTCCTGAAATAAACAGGGTATCATTAAATCTTGGCGGACTTGGGAAAAACCCAGAGATGGCTATGGAAATTTTAGAAGAAAACAAAGATGCAAAGGAAAAACTAAAGACTTTCATTCGAGATAAAGTCCGGCCTTCTGATGATCTTGTCCTCTTTTTTGCCGGTCTTGGCGGTGGTACAGGAACAGCAACGATTGTAAAAGCAATTGAAGAATTTTATGATTTTGTGAATAAACCTCTACTAGTTAAAGAATTAGAAAAAATTAGAATAGAAGAGTCTCCAGAAGAACTTAAAAATAATCAACAAAAATACCTCAATAAAGCTCTAAAAAGAGCCCAATCTAAATTTGTTAAAATTGGCGTTGTTGTTACTTTACCTCTCCGTAATGATGGACCAGATGTATTACGCCAGGTCAATGAGTTCGCGAAAAAAATATGGAAACTTGCCAATAATCCTGCCAAGGGTATTGCATTCGTAACATTCGCAGATAACCAGCACTTCTATGATGAATTCAACAAAATACCCGTGAATAATAGAAACGGTATAAATAACTATCGTGACTATGGTAATAAACAAATTTCAGAAATATTTCACGAGTTAAATACCGCAACTACTTCAGGCGGTGCTTCTGTCATACTCGATGCTCAGGACTTTCGAAGAGCGATTACGGAGCACACAGGAAGTCTAGTACTCTCGAAAATAGAAATGCCAATCAAAGATGTGAGAAGTGACGATGCTATTGTAGATTTAGTCAAGAAGTCTTTCAAACAAAATAATCTACATACCCCTTTAAAGCTCGTCCAACAAGTTAAGGAAAAGAAAACTACAAAAAAAGTACATCATGTCGGCATTTTATCGGTATTAGATGGTAATAATGATTTTGGAGGGGGTGCATTTTTGGATGACGCTATTTCCTACTTACATAAAGAGATACCAATGAGTGGTACGGTCTTTAGTGGCTATGTAAATACAAAAAATGATTTTAATGCAACCGCGTATACATTTTATAAGGTAGACGGTCTTCCAGAACGCCTTGAGAAAGGATTAGTCGAAGAATATAAAGAATTCATGGAAAGAAGTAATAATTACGAGTTTGAAAAAACGGAAATACAATCAATAGATTCTAAAGATGATAATGA